TTTTGCGCAAGATGAAGTCCAGCACAACCTGAGTCGTGACACGAATCTGGCCGCGGCTGCTCCCGTTGACGACAATCTGTTCCAAGCACCGCAAAGCGAGCAATCTCATATCCATCTCCGCTTTTCGGTCCATATCAGCGGTGTTTTGAGCCGCCAATGACGCATCTCCCTCCACCGCGTCGACCGTTTCCACGGTGGCCGTGCTAACCCGGCGTCGGTGCGCGGTCTCTGATTCGTTCTTGTCCGCTTCGAGGAGCTTCAGTTCGAGAGAACCAACTAGATTATCTTCCGGGCTGTAGAGGTTTTCCAGAATGACCGGGAGGATGACGCGTATTGAATCTCCGCCATCCGCAGCCAAACCCGCTTCGGAACTGACCACACCTTTGATCGCCCTCAATCCTGCCGTCTTCCATCGAACCGTAAGCGGAGGACCCGCGGCGAGCTTCGATTGCGTAGAAGGGTCGCCCTCCGCAAAACCCGCATACGACCGTACCACTTCCCGGTACTGTGTAGCAAAATCCTGCTCGGCAGATAGTGCCGCCATATCTTGATGTCGGCAGAAGGTCTCGAAGGTCTCAATGGAATCCTCGACCATGGAGATATCCTGCGAGCGTACGACCGTTTCGAGGACTGTCATGACCGACCGTGCGTAGATCGGCAAGTCGCGGGGCACTTTCTCGATGAGCGCGCTCAAGATCTGAAGCGTAACCTGCACATTCCTACAGCGCAACGACAATGTCAGCCGGCCTTCCACCGCAAATTCCCCAAGACTATGTGCCAATCTCATCCATGACCTCTCGCTTGTCGTCCCCGTTGTAAACTCACCCTATCTTGCGGCGCCACACATCCCGAGCggctctcttctccagaaAGGCGCCGACCTTTGTCAGCTTGCTGCGGCGGGTGCTCACATAGTAGAGCAGATAAGAGAGTTCACTCGAGTTCGGCTTGACCACCTGCACACCTTTCTGGTACTGTGGATAGCATTTCAATACCAGAACCTGATGTTTCGGTCTGCATTTCTGGCGTACACCCTCCATCGGCTAGGGTGCCCGGGGGAGGCTATTCAATGTCCGTGTTTGGGGTTTCAGCGGTAGAGGACGTCAGGCGCGATTCCGGAAAGTGCCAGGGGTAGTGGCTGGGAGATACAGAATCTAGTGGGTCAAAAAAAGAGTCTGGAACCGGACATGGAGTCGAGGTAATTGAATGGTTTAGTGTACGCGTCACAGCCACAGTGACGGTAGAAAACGAAGTCCAGGGCAAGATAGTCAAGTCACCAAGGGGTGGGGTCTGTCCATCGGATATATTAGGTAGTAGTCGCCAGCTATGTCGGGGCGGGTCGTCTGTACCAGGAACGAATGGTAAGTAAGGAGTGATACTGCGGTATTACGGCAGTTCAAGCGTACTCATGGAATACGCAGCAGATGGATTACACAGAAGGGTATGTGCGTgtggaaaggggaagaaagaaaggacgaaaagaagaaagaaggatgggAGTTTGTAATGACGGAGTTAAGAAAAGGAATCTGTCGGGAAAATCAGTCTGTTTCTCTCTGGCCCCGTGAGACTTGGCGATCGTCGTCCATTTAAGGAGTTTATTTTACCAGACCTACTGATGGATGGTATTTCTGGCATCtatttgattttctttctctttctttattttctaagcATTTTTATATTCAATCATAAtacttgtctttcttttaatgaggaaagaaacaaaaaaatgAAGTAATGACCAACGTCATAACTAAATGAGCTCGTATTTACCTAGAACCAGACAAGTGTACACAACAACATTCAATACTGAATTTCTGAGAACATCTTACATCCCAAGGATAATCCCCTCCCAAATCCATACTACCGCCATGGGTCACAAGGCGCACTCCTTTTATGCATGCATTCCCATGGTAGATAGATACGTACATGCACAACAATCACCCGTCGAATATTCGAAGATGCTCCCCGCACCTAGGGAAGATACCGACCGAGAATCAAGCTACATTCCGAGCCATGCAGCTTAGGCATGGCGAGAACCCAAAAAGAACGCAATGCCACCTCGCAGGGCACAAATAGCCGACATTGACGAACTATTCAAGGAAAAGCGGGCGTACCTCGGTCACACATGACGCGCCGCGCCATCACGAAGCCAGCGGCATCAGTGCGTCCGGACCTCGATCGAAGCAACTTCGCggggaagaagcaaaaagggTTTGAGAAAACCCAATTCTTTTTACCCTCCGATGTAGATCCCCTGAGACTTCTCCGCCGCCCGCAACGATTTCCTTTTTAGGTTGTAGCCGAGCAGACCTATCGTAGAGTATCGAGAGAAGATGCCCGCGGCTCTTCTTCACAATCGTGTCTTAAAACCGAGCTCAGGTCTTTGATTTATTACTATTCCCCGCTTCTTcctgtttctcttgttcttccttaTCTTGTTCCCCCTCCTGTTCGGTGGTTGCGCCGCCTTCTTCGTTGCTAATGCCGGTCCCCGCCAGCCCTTCGATAACTTGGGGGCGAATGATATCGCGGCGGAATGTGTCTTCTTGGAGGAGTCGTAGCGCGCGGAGGGTGGCACCAGGATGGGTTAGGAATTGAGCGTACTCGGGAGTTTTCCAGTAGGAGTAGAGGTATGCAAGGTACGCGGCGAAGGCCTGCGCGTCAGGATCCGCAGTGTCCTTGGTCGCGTCGCCTTCATCGCCAGCGTTGGAGATTCCCAGCAGATGGGGGTATGTGACTGCGAGGTGCGAGAGATAGTATGGGTTGGCCAGCGAGGAGACGAACTCGAGCTCGAGAGTAAAACGTGGGTTTGTGAGAGTCGGCGGTGGGGGTTGTTCAGGATGACCGGTAGGTGGTTGTGGCTGGTCCATGGCGTGGGATCAATGAGTTTATCGGAACGCTGAGCGGAGGTAATTATAAAGGCAGTTGCAACGACTGTGAGCGATGGATTTGTTTATCGTAGAGAAATAGTGAAGGGTAACGGGAGAGGTATGGTCGGTAAGGTCGAAATAGTTTGTTGCTGTAGGAGAGTTGGAGATCAGACGTGATGACAGTGCTGTAGGCTAAGCTGTGAAGGGAAATGGCCGCGGTGCGACAAATAAATATTGTTTCATCTTCACTCCATCTATTCAACAGAGGCCCACTACTTTCTCCCCACTGTCCAGATTTGTGTGAAACCTAAGCTCGGATAGCAGAGTACAATacaataattatattattataagaCATCACTAAATACTCTTAGATGGAGAGTATCAATATTCTCCACAtaagtttataatataactaCAACCTAATACCTGTTACAGATTCCGATCGGATCTCTCTTCCTGTAGATGTaaatgtactccgtattctTTATTTCATCACCT
The sequence above is a segment of the Aspergillus flavus chromosome 4, complete sequence genome. Coding sequences within it:
- a CDS encoding putative RNA polymerase II mediator complex subunit Soh1 (mediator of RNA polymerase II transcription subunit 31), giving the protein MDQPQPPTGHPEQPPPPTLTNPRFTLELEFVSSLANPYYLSHLAVTYPHLLGISNAGDEGDATKDTADPDAQAFAAYLAYLYSYWKTPEYAQFLTHPGATLRALRLLQEDTFRRDIIRPQVIEGLAGTGISNEEGGATTEQEGEQDKEEQEKQEEAGNSNKSKT